The proteins below come from a single Aegilops tauschii subsp. strangulata cultivar AL8/78 chromosome 6, Aet v6.0, whole genome shotgun sequence genomic window:
- the LOC109762171 gene encoding uncharacterized protein, whose product MSIRRLRALDFRGVRERRSGAFYSEIWFREKRLILGTVDTAEEAARAHDAADLAPLPRLFTDEDRRVHRRRQRRLAIVEKDVEALVVWRGGFPQDIVDERQFYKQRRLERDARRRERAAYREDKRSRKQAAQLKLKLRETSGWDFEDEQLADAYIQTSEEDIIESESESDE is encoded by the exons ATGTCGATCCGCCGCCTGCGCGCTTTGGATTTTCGTGGAGTCCGCGAGCGCCGCTCCGGCGCCTTCTACTCCGAGATCTGGTTTCGCGAGAAACGTCTCATCCTCGGTACCGTCGACACCGCAGAGGAGGCGGCCCGCGCgcacgacgcggcg GATCTGGCGCCTCTCCCGCGGCTtttcaccgacgaggatcgtcgtgtCCACCGGAGGCGGCAGCGTCGCCTCGCCATCGTGGAGAAGGACGTGGAAGCCTTGGTGGTGTGGCGCGGaggcttcccgcaggacatcgtCGACGAGCGCCAGTTCTACAAGCAAAGGAGGTTGGAGAGGGACGCGAGGAGGagggagcgagccgcctatcgggAGGACAAGCGTTCGCGGAAGCAGGCAGCTCAATTGAAACTGAAGCTACGAGAAACGTCGGGTTGGGACTTTGAAGACGAGCAGCTTGCTGACGCCTACATTCAGACGTCGGAGGAAGACATTATCGAGTCGGAGTCAGAAAGCGACGAATAG
- the LOC109762158 gene encoding histone H4 produces MSGRGKGGKGLGKGGAKRHRKVLRDNIQGITKPAIRRLARRGGVKRISGLIYEETRGVLKIFLENVIRDAVTYTEHARRKTVTAMDVVYALKRQGRTLYGFGG; encoded by the coding sequence ATGTCTGGGCGTGGCAAGGGCGGCAAGGGGCTCGGCAAGGGCGGCGCCAAGCGCCACCGGAAGGTGCTCCGGGACAACATCCAgggcatcaccaagccggcgatCCGGAGGCTGGCCAGGAGGGGCGGTGTGAAGCGCATCTCGGGGCTCATCtacgaggagacccgcggcgtCCTCAAGATCTTCCTCGAGAACGTCATCCGCGACGCCGTCACCTACACCGAGCACGCCCGCCGCAAGACCGTCACCGCCATGGACGTCGTGTACGCCCTCAAGCGCCAGGGCCGCACCCTCTACGGCTTCGGCGGCTGA